In Vulpes lagopus strain Blue_001 chromosome 1, ASM1834538v1, whole genome shotgun sequence, a genomic segment contains:
- the LOC121485446 gene encoding nucleophosmin encodes MEDSMDMDMSPLRPQNYLFGCELKADKDYHFKVDNDENEHQLSLRTVSLGAGAKDELHIVEAEAMNYEGSPIKVTLATLKMSVQPTVSLGGFEITPPVVLRLKCGSGPVHISGQHLVAVEEDAESEDEEEEDVKLLSISGKRSAPGSGSKVPQKKVKLAADEDDDDDDDDDDDDEDDDDDDFDDEEAEEKAPVKKSIRDTPAKNAQKSNQNGKDSKPSTPRTKGQESFKKQEKTPKTPKGPSSVEDIKAKMQASIEKGGSLPKVEAKFINYVKNCFRMTDQEAIQDLWQWRKSL; translated from the coding sequence ATGGAAGATTCGATGGACATGGACATGAGCCCCCTGCGGCCCCAGAACTATCTTTTTGGTTGTGAACTAAAGGCTGACAAAGATTACCACTTTAAGGTGGATAATGATGAAAATGAGCACCAGTTATCTTTAAGAACGGTCAGTTTGGGAGCTGGTGCAAAGGATGAATTGCACATTGTTGAAGCAGAGGCAATGAATTATGAAGGCAGTCCAATTAAAGTCACTCTGGCAACTTTGAAAATGTCTGTACAGCCAACGGTGTCCCTTGGGGGCTTTGAAATAACACCACCTGTGGTCTTACGGTTGAAGTGTGGTTCCGGTCCTGTGCATATTAGTGGACAGCACTTAGTAGCTGTAGAGGAAGATGCAGAGtcagaagatgaagaagaggaggatgtGAAACTTCTTAGTATATCTGGAAAGCGTTCTGCCCCTGGAAGTGGTAGCAAGGTTccacagaaaaaagtaaaacttgctGCTGATGAAGAcgatgatgatgacgacgatgATGACGacgatgatgaagatgatgatgatgatgattttgatgatgaggaagctgaagaaaaggcTCCAGTAAAGAAATCTATACGAGATACTCCAGCcaaaaatgcacaaaaatcaaaCCAGAATGGAAAAGACTCAAAACCATCAACACCAAGAACAAAAGGTCaagaatctttcaaaaaacaggaaaagactcCCAAAACACCGAAAGGACCTAGTTCTGTAGAAGACATTAAAGCAAAAATGCAAGCAAGTATAGAAAAAGGTGGTTCTCTTCCCAAAGTGGAAGCCAAGTTCATCAATTATGTGAAGAATTGCTTCCGGATGACTGACCAAGAGGCTATTCAAGATCTCTGGCAGTGGAGGAAGTctctttaa